From the Oceanobacillus kimchii X50 genome, the window CATGGGGTGCTGGAATGGCACTATTCCAGAATTGTGTAAGTCCACCTGCGATTGCGGCACCTATTACAGAAGAACCAATGACACGTAATGGATCTGCAGCTGCAAATGGAATTGCACCTTCTGTAATGAAGGAAAGCCCCATTACATAGTTTGTAACACCTGATTTACGTTCTGCTTCATCAAATTTATTTTTGAATAATGTAGTTGCAACAGCGATTGCTAGAGGCGGGACCATACCACCAGCCATTACAGCGGCCATAAGACTACCGTCACCTGTACTTGTAAATATACCAATAGAAAATGTGTATGCAGCTTTGTTAAATGGACCGCCCATATCGATAGCCATCATACCACCAAGTAATGCTCCTAATATTACTGCATTTCCAGTCCCTAATCCTTGTAAGAAATCCACCATTAAACCATTTAATCCGGAGAAAATTGGTCCTATAATAAAGTACATAAATAATCCTGTGAAGAATAGGCCAAATACAGGATACAATAAAATTGGTTTTAATCCATCAAGGGACCGGGGAAGACCTTTAAATACATATTTCAATCCAACGACGATATAACCTGCAAGGAAACCACCAACTAGTCCACCGATAAAGCCCGCATCACTATTAAAAGCCAATAGCCCTGCTACCATACCAGGCATTAGGCCAGGTCGGTCAGCAATACTCATTGCAATATAACCTGCTAATATCGGTATAAGGAAATTAAAAGCACTACCTCCAAGATCGTTTAGGAAACTAAATATTTCACTTTCTGAACCCAGTACACTTTCGAATAAGAAAGAGATGGCCATAATAATTCCGCCACCAATAACGAATGGTAGCATATGAGAAATACCGTTCATTAAGTCTTTATATATTTTTCCCCATACAGAAGTAGATTGATTTTCTTCATTTTCACTTTTACTGGATGAAGATGATCCCTGATACACTGGTGCATCTTGATTAATTGCTTTAGTTAAAAGTTCTTCAGTTTTCTTAATACCGTCACTTACTGGCCGTTCAATGACATGTTTGCCATTAAATCGTTCCATTTCCACTTTTTTACTAGCTGCGACAATAACTGCATTAGCACGTTGAATATCATCAGAAGTTAATTTATTCTTCGCTCCATCTGAGCCGTTCGTTTCCACTTTAATATCAATATTCATTTTCTTTGCTTGTTTTTTAAGTGCATCCTCTGCCATAAATGTATGAGCGATACCTGTTGGACAAGCAGTTACTGCTACAACAAATGGTCGTTCATTCGAATCGTTTTGAAAATTGTCTTTCTGTATCTCCTCTTTAGGAGTATTTTCCTCAGCTTCGTTTAAAAAGAGTTGCTGTACATCTTCTGGAGTAGAAGCAGCGTTTAATTTCTCAACAAACGTTGGTTCCATTAAAAGTTTGGATAAAGAAGCAAGTGTTTGTAAATGTGTATCATTATTTCCATCAGGAACAGCAATCATAAAGAATAAGTGAGCTGGTTGTCCATCTAATGAGTCGTAATCTATTCCTTGACTACTTTTAGCAAACAATACAGCCGGTTCCTTTACTGAACTTGTTTTAGCGTGTGGCATAGCAATACCGTCACCAAGTCCAGTGGAAGATTGTGCTTCACGGTTAAGAATTGCTTCTTTAAACGTATCTACATCGTTGATAACTCTATATTTATGAAGGTTATTGATCATTTCTTCGATAACGGATTGCTTATCCGTCGATTTCAAATCCATAATCATAATATCTTTGCGTAATAAATCAGTTACGGCCATTTATAACATCCTTTCTATATTTATAATATCGTTACTTCAATTTCTGAAAGTAAATTATCAATTTTATTTCTGGTTGCTAGATCATACGAAAAAGCAGTGGCACTTCCAGCGGCTATACTCATTTTGAATGCTTCAAGTACGTTCTGACTTTTTAAGTAGATGCTAAGGAAACCAGCAATCATAGAATCTCCAGCTCCGACAGAATTACGTAATGTTCCACTTGGAGAAGTACCTTTATATATTCCATTATTCGTTATCAAAATAGCTCCATCAGCTCCCATAGAAACAATGACATGCTGAGCTCCTTTCTCTAGCAGTTTCTTTCCGAATTTAGTGACGTCTTCATCAGTTGAAATAGATACTCCAAATAATTCCTCAAGCTCATGTTTATTTGGTTTGATAACTAACGGCTGATAAGCAAGTGATTGCATTAATGCATCTCCTGTTGTATCAATTGCAAATTGTGCGCCAGCTGCTAACACTTTTTTGATGGCTTTTTCATAGAAGTCAGTTGGTAAAGAAGGAGGTTTACTTCCAGACATAACTACAAAATCGTTTGCAGTAATTTTTTCTAACTGTAAAAGAAGTTTGTTGGCCTTATCATTAGATATGGAAGGTCCTCGACCATTAATTTCGGTCTCCTCACTTGACTTCAATTTAATATTGATTCTTGTATCTTCGCTCACAGATATAAAATCAGTTTTAAGATTTCTTTTTTCAAGAAAATCAATAATAAACTTTCCTGTAAAACCACCGATGAATCCTAATGCGGTGGAGGAGGTTGAAAGTTCCTGTAAGATACGAGATACGTTAATTCCTTTTCCGCCAGGAACTTTATACTCATCGTTCATGTAGTTTAACTTTCCGAGTTTCAATTGATCCACTGGTACAATGAAGTCAATGGATGGATTAAGTGTGATTGTGTAAATCATTTACTTTGCCTCCAAGATGTTAGTATGAAGTTGAAAAGCTTCCTGTAAGGATGTAAGTTTCTCTGTAATAAAAATAACATCATTAATATTACAGATTTTTGCAAAGTTAACGTTGTTCCATTTACTCTCATCAGCGAGCATATATGCGGTTGATGCTTGTTGAAGTGCTGAACTTTTCATGGCAGCTTCTTCTGGATCTGCAGTAGTACATCCATATCGCAAATCAATGCCATTAACCCCTAGAAATGCTTTGGTAAATTGGTATTCTTTTAATTGGCGTAGACTACTTGACCCAACTATTGCGTTTGTAGAGTGCTTTAATTTTCCACCAACTAAATAAGAAGGGATTTGTTTATTTGTAAGCATAGATGCATGAACTATTCCATTCGTAACAACAGTAAAAGAAATATCTGGCAAATAGGGTATCATTTCTAGAGTGGTTGTTCCTGCATCTAAATAAATGACATCATTTTCCTCAATCAAGGATGCTGCAAATTTTCCAATAGAAGCTTTATGTTGAACGTTTTTGATTGTTTTTTCTTGGTAGGTTGGTTCTTTATCAAATGAATAGTGTTTTTTTGCTCCGCCATGTATACGAGTAAGCAGTCCATCTTCTTCTAATTGCGCTAAATCTCTTCTTATTGTAGATTCAGAACAATTCAGATCACTTATAAGATCAAGAGATTTAACTACACCGCTTTCATTTAGTTTCTTTAAAATTTGTCTATGTCTTTCATCGGTTAACACATCATCACCTCAAACATAATAATAACATTATTACCATCCCTAAACAATCATAAACATTCAAAAACAATCATTTTCATTCATATTAATATATGTTTAATATAAATCACTTCCAGATAAACGAATCTATTCTGAAAAAAATAACTATTGACTCTAATTTAAAATAGGTTTACTATAGTAACAATTTACAACATGAAAGGGGCATAAATTCAATGTGTGAAACAGCTGTAAACCAAATAGGAATTTTAATTATATGACTATAAGATAAGATGCTACAGATTGGAATTATTATAACCATATCTGATTCTTGTAGTCTTATCGAAGCCCATGAAGAGAAGGGCTTTTTTTCATATCTGCAGGATTAAAACAGAGAAAATTAGGAGGGTCTATAGATGAAGCAATCAACAAAGAAATATATTATCGATAGAATGTATAAAGGTTCACAAGGATTAGCGAATGCGGTGTTAGTAACATTAGGTATAGGCCTTCTAATTGAAACATTTGGTACATTTACTGGTTGGGAAGGATTTATTACGATTGGGAATGCCGCACAACTAATGTTAGCACCGGCAATTGGTGCAGGAATAGCCTATCAGTTAGGTGGAAATACACTAATTATATTTAGTGCTATGGCTGCTAGTACAGTAGGTGCAAATGCGCTGGCGATGACGCCTGATGGAGCCTGGGTATTAACCACTGGACAACCTATTAGCGCTGTATTAGCTGCTGCTGTAGCTATCTGGATAGGAAAGAAAGTTGCTGGAAAAACGAAACTTGATATGATGTCCATTCCTTTCTCTGCTATTTTTGTGGGAGGAATTGCAGGAGTCGGTTTGGCTGCAGTAACCACACCAGTATTAGAGGAGATTAGTCGTATTATTGCCAATTCAACTGTAGGATCACCACTTGTGACATCTGTAGTTATTGCACTTATATGGAGTATTTTCTTAATGTCACCTGCGTCATCAGCAGCGTTGGCGATAGCTTTACAACTTGATCCCGTATCTAGCGCAGCAGCGTTAATTGGGTGTACGGCGCAATTTGCTGGATTTACAGCTATGTCATTGAGACAAAATAATTTAGGAGCAAACATTGCACAATCATTTCTGACACCAAAAGTTCAAGTTCCAAATATTGTTAAGAATCCACGTTTAGTTGCAGGGCCTTTTTTATCATCGATCATTTGTGCTCCAATCGCCATTTTAGTATTTGATTTTCAAGTGCCGTATGAGTTAGCTGGTCTTGGTCTGAATTCATTTATTGCACCGTTAAATATACTAGCAAATCAAGGTCCAGGAGTGTTGTTAATGTATATCGTTATCGGAGTTGTTATTCCAGCGGTGATATCAGTTACTGTTTACCATTCGTTAAAATCAAGAGGGTGGGCAAAAACAGGGGACTTACATATGGAAATACAATAATTCATTTACAGAGAGTTAGATAAAACATAGGAGGATGAGACTGTATATTGATGTCTCATCCTCCTATGTTTATTGTTTATTCTCTATTTTTACTCTCATTACATTGCTTTTAAAAGCAATTTTTTGAGAAGAGGAGTAAAATGTTCTGGTAGTTCTTCAACATGAGGGATCATGATTCGCTCTTTTCCGTAAATGTTTTTCATCGTGGTGTCGTTTTTCTCCTGGATTTCTCCATTGGCTAAAAACATACCGATTACATCGATATGATGCTTTCTTGCTTCTGTTACTGCTTGATGAGTATCAAGAATCCCATTTTGATCATACCCACTTGCGGCAGGTTCACCATCGGAAAATACGAGCAAGAATTTATTTTTTTCATTACGCTTCATTAATTGTTTTGTGATATAACGAATACTAAAACCATCACGATTATCTTCTTGTGGTTCAAGTTGCATAATTTTTGCACCATTATTTTCATATAAAGAATCTTTTAACTCATGAATATATTGTAAATAGTTAGGTTGATAATTCGCTTTTACTTCATTGGCGTCTTCCCAGAAACCAATGATTTCGTGTGGTATTCGTAATTCTTTTAACACTTCATGGAAAAGAACAACTCCACGTTTGGTTTCTTCCATTTTATTTACCATTGATGCAGAACAATCAATAAGTAAAGTGAATACTGCATCAAACTCTTTTGATTCTTGTTCCTTCTTATAAAATACTCGAGGGGACTCATCTACTATGATTGGTAATAATTTCTTAGATAGTCGACCAAATAAAAGCTCGGTTCTTGGGAAATTACGTTTGTGCTCTAATGTTAATTGAATGGTTTTTGCTAGTTTTCGTTTATAAGGGTCAATCTCCATTAAATATTGGTCATATTTTTCTTGGTGTTCTAGAGAAGGCGGGTCTGCTTTTTCAATAAGCATGACTGCATCTTCATTTTCTTTTCCAAATTCAGAACCACTACTACCAGATTGTTGTTCCTCTTGTTTGGATAAGGTTTCTTTATCTGAATAATCCTGTTGTTTACTTTGAACGGAAGAACCTTGAACAGAAGCCATGGCTTGATCAGCATCCTCTGTTTCACGAGCTCCTCCACCCATCATATTGGTTTTCGTACCTTGTTCAAGTTCAAATTGCAGGAAATTTTGATTCCTATTCTCATTTTTGTTCTCACGATGCCATGTTGAAAAAGTCTCATCAAAGTATTCATTCTCATCATCTTCGTCTAGCCATTGTTCATCATCATTCACAACATCGTCTGTGCGTGTCAACTCATCAAACAAAGTGTTCTTTTCATAAACTTCGATATGCCCAATGGGAAATACAAAGTATTCATGGATGCTATCTTTATAGTCCGCTGCTTGAATTAAACGAACAATAGACAAGCATAAATTGGTATTATCTAATGTTTTCTTTGCTTCAAACACACGATAGAGATATGGTTTTAATTTTTCTAGCATATCTAATTGCGCCTGAGGAACTCTAGGAAATGAGGGGTCAGGTCCATCAGCATGTATAAGAAGATATATCATACAAAAAAGCTCATCGGTAGCATAACTTCTCGTTATGTTCGATTGTAATTGAGTTTGAAAATAGCGTTGAAAGAATTGATGACGTTTTTCAAACCATTGTTTTGATCCTGGACGATTTTTTCGAATAATCTCTTCTAAGCGTATATCTTCTAATAGTGTTATTATTTGATTCGCAAATTTAGGTATCATTAACTCGGATACATCTTCTTTAAAGGTTTGCATTGTTGGAATATGGGTTTCCATCATTGTTCCGACTGTACGAAGAAGTACATCTGATTTTGTTCCCGCTGTTTTTGTTTCTATATCTAATTTATCCCAAAAACGACTAGCAGTAATTTTATTGTCAGCAATATCGACAAATGAGCCATAGCTATTTTCAAATTGCAACTGAGCATTACCAGACAGTACAGTAGTTAAATCTTGTAATTGCATAAATAAACGCGTATCTACTTTGGATTCATGAAATCGATACATTTCATATTCTCCTTAATCAAATAGTGTATCCGCAAGATTTTGTACAAAGGCTTTTTCACGATCTTCATCTAGTTTATCTACTATTGCGCGAAGTATCGCGCGTTTTGGAGGAATGAAGGTAGTAAGATCACATGCATCTAACAAAGCTCTAATAGATGCGGCATCTTCTGATAGCTTACCTTGTTCCACAGCAGTTATTAAATCTTTTGATAAAGTAACAAACAGATTGATAAGAGTTTCATCTTCTAACTTTGTGCTATTAGATATTAGTTGTTTTAATTGACCTCCTTGAATGTAAGGAACATCGATAACAATAAAACGGTTTTTTAATGCTTCATTTAATGGAACAGTTCCTATATATCCTTCATTAATTGCTGCGATTACACCAAACTGTTCCTGTGCAGTGATTATTTCATTGGTAAATGGGTTAGTAATCGTACGACGATAATCTAGGACACCATTAATTAATGGTAATGTTTCTGGTTTAGCCATATTTATTTCATCGATATATAAAAACGTACCGTGTTTCATCGAATTAGTTACAGGACCTGGTACAAAATCAATTGTTTGTTTGTCATTTTCATAACTTAATGTTTTAAATCCCATCAAGCTCTCAGCATCTAAATCAACCGAACAATTAACACTAAACATCGGTTGTTGAAAAAGAGAAGAGAGTGTTTCAGCAAACTTAGTTTTCCCAGCTCCAGTTGGACCTTTTAAAAGTATATTTTTCCCCATACTTAGAGCAGTAATCGCATCAATAATTAGTTCTTCATTAGGAGGCATATATCCACCATCTCTAATTAAATCTTGAAAATGTTCATGTTTGTATTGATTATTTTTAACTAGTTGTTGTATTTGTTGTGGTAAAGAATCGGTGTTCATTTCATTACTCCTTTCCATGACATTGTATTACTAGTCTGGTAAAAAAACAAAGAATGCGCAGTTCGTTGCGATTTAATAGGAAGGTTGATAAGATAATTAATAGTTAGATTTTTCGAAAACTTACTTATAATGGAAGTCCTTTGTATGATGGATTTCTGGACGGGAGGAACTATGACAAAGAGATCAATTGCAATTAATTTAAATTTAGATGAACAAAACTTACAAGCAATTCAGGAAGTCGTTCCAGATTGGGATATTTATACCGGGAAAGATATAGCAGAGGAAAATTTAAATAAGGCAGAGATACTGGTACATTGGCGTGAATCACAAGCAAATAAATATGTAAATAGTAACAAATTGAAATGGGTTCAATCATGGAGTGCTGGAGTAGATTATCTTGATCTTGATCATTTACAAAAGAACGATATACATTTAACAAGTGCTAGTGGAGTTCATGCTTATCCGATTTCTGAAACGATATTTGCGTATATGTTAGGTTTTACACGTTTAATACATACGTATATTAGACAACAACAAGAGAAAAAGTGGTATCATGCAAATTTAAAAGCAGAAATTCATGAGAAAACGATTGGAATTGTAGGAGTAGGAGAAATTGGCAAGGAAACGGCTAAAATTGCTCAAGCATTTGGAATGAAAGTGCTAGGAGTACGTCATTCTGGAAGAGATGTTGACTATGTGGATGAAATGTATACTCCTTCAGATTTATCACTAGTTTTAGAGCGAAGTGATTTTGTAGTGGTCACGTTACCTTTAACAAAAGAAACACATCATATGTTTGGTAAAGAACAATTTGCAAAAATGAAAAATAGTGCATTCTTTGTCAATATCGGAAGAGGGTCGATAGTGGATGAAACTGCTTTAATTTCTGCTTTGCAACAAAAAGAAATAGGGGGAGCAGGACTTGATGTGTTTGAATCAGAACCGCTTCAATCGGATAGTCCATTATGGGAGATGGACAACGTAATTATCACACCGCATTCAGCTGGTGCGACAGAATACTACACGAATCGAGTGATACAGGATATTTTTATTCCTAATTTGAAGAGCTATCTTGTTAAAGGAGCGCCTACTATCAATGTGTTTCAGCATAACCTAGGATATTAAATTATAACCTTTTCATAAGCACGGTCTAAAATCTATGGTAAAGACAATGTTGCACGATAGATTTCTGACTCGTGCTTTTTCGTGTTGTATACAGCAACGCAATGTATTAATCCTATTCTATATACTTGAATCAAATTAATATGTTTAGATTAAAGCAATAACTTGGCTTTGATTGTTATGAAAAACGGAAATTCCTGCTCAAAATAGCGAGCTGAAGTTCCACTTGAAAAGTGTTCTTCTTTTCAAGTTTGCTAAAAACCGGTGCCTGCTAAAAAGCGTCCGTCTGTAATGAAAAACAAAACAGCTAACATACGAATTTACTTAAAATATCTTATTATGAAATTAATTCATTATATAGATTGAAAAAAAGTGTTTTCATATACATCTAATTAGATTATAATCTAATTAGATGAGGAGGTGTCATTATGCAATTAGATCGTATCGTTAATTTTCATAAGACAATAGGAGATAAAACTAGAATTCGTATTATTACTTTATTAAAACAAGGTCCGCTTCACGGTCAAGCAATCGCAGGAAAATTAGGGTTAAAGCCACCAACAATTTCTCATCATTTAGCAAAATTAAAGGAAATTGATATTGTTTATCAACGACGTGATAAAAATACCATCTATTTCTATCTAAATGAAGACAAACTAGAAAGAACGGCTTTAGCAATCACTCGATTAGGAGGTAAAGAAATGCTTGGGAACTTTGATGTTACCGATCAAGAGAAAGCAAATGTCATAAAAAACTTTGTAGATAGTAAAGGAAGGATAGAGGCTCTACCAGCACAGAGAAAGAAAAAGTTAATTATTTTGGAGTATATGATACGAGGATTAAATCATGGAGAAACATATAAGGAAAAAGAGATTAACGAATATATCATGCAATATCACGAAGATTATGCAACAGTGAGGCGTGAACTCGTTATGAATCATTTTATGTTTCGACGAAATGGTATTTATGAACTTAATCCAATAGAAATGTGGCCTGTGTAATCAGGTCTATTTTTAAATTAACTAATTAGATGAATGTCTAATTAGAAGAGGAGAATAGTCTATTATGATGATTCCAAAGATTCTGTATGAAGAATCCACCTATACAATGATATTTTGGAGTTCTATCTTAAATGGAATCGGTAGTCGCTTTGCACAAGTAGGGTCATTAGCTTTGCTTTACGAATTAACTGAATCAGGAATGGCACTAGGTATATTGTTATCCTTGCAAGTCCTCCCGACTATTGTTTTTGCTCCAATTAGCGGTTATTTAGCGGATCGATTTCATAAAGGAAATCTATTATTCTGGGCAGATTTATTGCGAGTCCCCTTTGCGTTACTTCCAATAGTAGCTGTAAGTACGGGGCAACTTTGGTTATTATACTTTAGTGCATTAGTTATTTCTATTGGAAATGCTATTTACAGGCCAGTACGTTTTGCGATTATACCTGAAATTGTCCAGAAAAAGAATTTGGTTTCCGTTAATGGTTTAGAACAGAATGCAATTGGAATCACACTCGTATTTGGTTCATTACTAGGTGGGCTAATGGGTTATTTTTTTGATGTCATTATCTTATTCTTCTTTCATTCTTTATTTCTTTTATGTGCTGCGTGTCTCTTATGGCGTCTCAAAAAGATTGGCTTTTATCAGAGGATAAAAGATGTTAAACCTCAAACTTCTTTTAGTGAAATGAGCAGACTAATACTTAACGTTGCATTGTTACGTGTATTACTTATTGTATTCGCAGTGATGCCTCTCGCAAATGGTATTGATAATGTCGTTTTTAATTTGATCGCATTAGATGTATTTAGTCAAGGTAATATTGGAGTGGGACTAATTTATGGTGCGTTAGGTATTGGTTTTGTTTTGAGTTCGTTTATTACGAAATGGATTCGAGGAAAATACATTATTATCGCAGTTGTAATGATTTTCTTTGAAGGAATAGGACACCTTTTTCTAAGCCAATCTTACCTTTTTTACCAAGCTATTTTATTAGCAATAATGATTAGCTTTGTAGGGGGGATCAGCAATATTTGTTTCGATACAGTGTTAATGAAAATACTTCCGAAGTCCAAACGCGGTTTTTTATTTGGTACTTTTTCTATGATACAAAACAGTTCAATGGGAATTGCAATGATATTAGCAGGATTTTTAACGGAATGGCTTTCTCCACTGTCTAGTGCATTTTTGGTTGGAGTTAGTTATGTAATCTTTGCTCTTGTATTCATGAT encodes:
- a CDS encoding PTS fructose transporter subunit IIABC, yielding MAVTDLLRKDIMIMDLKSTDKQSVIEEMINNLHKYRVINDVDTFKEAILNREAQSSTGLGDGIAMPHAKTSSVKEPAVLFAKSSQGIDYDSLDGQPAHLFFMIAVPDGNNDTHLQTLASLSKLLMEPTFVEKLNAASTPEDVQQLFLNEAEENTPKEEIQKDNFQNDSNERPFVVAVTACPTGIAHTFMAEDALKKQAKKMNIDIKVETNGSDGAKNKLTSDDIQRANAVIVAASKKVEMERFNGKHVIERPVSDGIKKTEELLTKAINQDAPVYQGSSSSSKSENEENQSTSVWGKIYKDLMNGISHMLPFVIGGGIIMAISFLFESVLGSESEIFSFLNDLGGSAFNFLIPILAGYIAMSIADRPGLMPGMVAGLLAFNSDAGFIGGLVGGFLAGYIVVGLKYVFKGLPRSLDGLKPILLYPVFGLFFTGLFMYFIIGPIFSGLNGLMVDFLQGLGTGNAVILGALLGGMMAIDMGGPFNKAAYTFSIGIFTSTGDGSLMAAVMAGGMVPPLAIAVATTLFKNKFDEAERKSGVTNYVMGLSFITEGAIPFAAADPLRVIGSSVIGAAIAGGLTQFWNSAIPAPHGGIFVIPLAEGPLFFLLSLIIGTIITAIILGFWRKTVTK
- the pfkB gene encoding 1-phosphofructokinase; this translates as MIYTITLNPSIDFIVPVDQLKLGKLNYMNDEYKVPGGKGINVSRILQELSTSSTALGFIGGFTGKFIIDFLEKRNLKTDFISVSEDTRINIKLKSSEETEINGRGPSISNDKANKLLLQLEKITANDFVVMSGSKPPSLPTDFYEKAIKKVLAAGAQFAIDTTGDALMQSLAYQPLVIKPNKHELEELFGVSISTDEDVTKFGKKLLEKGAQHVIVSMGADGAILITNNGIYKGTSPSGTLRNSVGAGDSMIAGFLSIYLKSQNVLEAFKMSIAAGSATAFSYDLATRNKIDNLLSEIEVTIL
- a CDS encoding DeoR/GlpR family DNA-binding transcription regulator produces the protein MLTDERHRQILKKLNESGVVKSLDLISDLNCSESTIRRDLAQLEEDGLLTRIHGGAKKHYSFDKEPTYQEKTIKNVQHKASIGKFAASLIEENDVIYLDAGTTTLEMIPYLPDISFTVVTNGIVHASMLTNKQIPSYLVGGKLKHSTNAIVGSSSLRQLKEYQFTKAFLGVNGIDLRYGCTTADPEEAAMKSSALQQASTAYMLADESKWNNVNFAKICNINDVIFITEKLTSLQEAFQLHTNILEAK
- a CDS encoding PTS transporter subunit IIC, whose product is MKQSTKKYIIDRMYKGSQGLANAVLVTLGIGLLIETFGTFTGWEGFITIGNAAQLMLAPAIGAGIAYQLGGNTLIIFSAMAASTVGANALAMTPDGAWVLTTGQPISAVLAAAVAIWIGKKVAGKTKLDMMSIPFSAIFVGGIAGVGLAAVTTPVLEEISRIIANSTVGSPLVTSVVIALIWSIFLMSPASSAALAIALQLDPVSSAAALIGCTAQFAGFTAMSLRQNNLGANIAQSFLTPKVQVPNIVKNPRLVAGPFLSSIICAPIAILVFDFQVPYELAGLGLNSFIAPLNILANQGPGVLLMYIVIGVVIPAVISVTVYHSLKSRGWAKTGDLHMEIQ
- a CDS encoding vWA domain-containing protein; translation: MYRFHESKVDTRLFMQLQDLTTVLSGNAQLQFENSYGSFVDIADNKITASRFWDKLDIETKTAGTKSDVLLRTVGTMMETHIPTMQTFKEDVSELMIPKFANQIITLLEDIRLEEIIRKNRPGSKQWFEKRHQFFQRYFQTQLQSNITRSYATDELFCMIYLLIHADGPDPSFPRVPQAQLDMLEKLKPYLYRVFEAKKTLDNTNLCLSIVRLIQAADYKDSIHEYFVFPIGHIEVYEKNTLFDELTRTDDVVNDDEQWLDEDDENEYFDETFSTWHRENKNENRNQNFLQFELEQGTKTNMMGGGARETEDADQAMASVQGSSVQSKQQDYSDKETLSKQEEQQSGSSGSEFGKENEDAVMLIEKADPPSLEHQEKYDQYLMEIDPYKRKLAKTIQLTLEHKRNFPRTELLFGRLSKKLLPIIVDESPRVFYKKEQESKEFDAVFTLLIDCSASMVNKMEETKRGVVLFHEVLKELRIPHEIIGFWEDANEVKANYQPNYLQYIHELKDSLYENNGAKIMQLEPQEDNRDGFSIRYITKQLMKRNEKNKFLLVFSDGEPAASGYDQNGILDTHQAVTEARKHHIDVIGMFLANGEIQEKNDTTMKNIYGKERIMIPHVEELPEHFTPLLKKLLLKAM
- a CDS encoding ATP-binding protein, with amino-acid sequence MNTDSLPQQIQQLVKNNQYKHEHFQDLIRDGGYMPPNEELIIDAITALSMGKNILLKGPTGAGKTKFAETLSSLFQQPMFSVNCSVDLDAESLMGFKTLSYENDKQTIDFVPGPVTNSMKHGTFLYIDEINMAKPETLPLINGVLDYRRTITNPFTNEIITAQEQFGVIAAINEGYIGTVPLNEALKNRFIVIDVPYIQGGQLKQLISNSTKLEDETLINLFVTLSKDLITAVEQGKLSEDAASIRALLDACDLTTFIPPKRAILRAIVDKLDEDREKAFVQNLADTLFD
- a CDS encoding D-2-hydroxyacid dehydrogenase yields the protein MTKRSIAINLNLDEQNLQAIQEVVPDWDIYTGKDIAEENLNKAEILVHWRESQANKYVNSNKLKWVQSWSAGVDYLDLDHLQKNDIHLTSASGVHAYPISETIFAYMLGFTRLIHTYIRQQQEKKWYHANLKAEIHEKTIGIVGVGEIGKETAKIAQAFGMKVLGVRHSGRDVDYVDEMYTPSDLSLVLERSDFVVVTLPLTKETHHMFGKEQFAKMKNSAFFVNIGRGSIVDETALISALQQKEIGGAGLDVFESEPLQSDSPLWEMDNVIITPHSAGATEYYTNRVIQDIFIPNLKSYLVKGAPTINVFQHNLGY
- a CDS encoding metalloregulator ArsR/SmtB family transcription factor; translated protein: MQLDRIVNFHKTIGDKTRIRIITLLKQGPLHGQAIAGKLGLKPPTISHHLAKLKEIDIVYQRRDKNTIYFYLNEDKLERTALAITRLGGKEMLGNFDVTDQEKANVIKNFVDSKGRIEALPAQRKKKLIILEYMIRGLNHGETYKEKEINEYIMQYHEDYATVRRELVMNHFMFRRNGIYELNPIEMWPV
- a CDS encoding MFS transporter; the encoded protein is MMIPKILYEESTYTMIFWSSILNGIGSRFAQVGSLALLYELTESGMALGILLSLQVLPTIVFAPISGYLADRFHKGNLLFWADLLRVPFALLPIVAVSTGQLWLLYFSALVISIGNAIYRPVRFAIIPEIVQKKNLVSVNGLEQNAIGITLVFGSLLGGLMGYFFDVIILFFFHSLFLLCAACLLWRLKKIGFYQRIKDVKPQTSFSEMSRLILNVALLRVLLIVFAVMPLANGIDNVVFNLIALDVFSQGNIGVGLIYGALGIGFVLSSFITKWIRGKYIIIAVVMIFFEGIGHLFLSQSYLFYQAILLAIMISFVGGISNICFDTVLMKILPKSKRGFLFGTFSMIQNSSMGIAMILAGFLTEWLSPLSSAFLVGVSYVIFALVFMIAFKQINIRHSLMKLKNIT